The Arabidopsis thaliana chromosome 5, partial sequence genomic interval gatatTAGTGTTtccaaaaatacattttaaaattttatagtcGGTCAAGATTTTGATAAAAGCCAAATATTTTAAGACTTTTTGATGCCAACGCGGCCGAGTTTTAATTCTCATGGAGATGACAAAGGCGCGGTTGAAGGCAAGTGAGTCGTTAGCCCAAGCATCAACGAATGGTCTGCTGCGGTTGTCGGTGAAGAGAACCTGGTCAGAGGTGAAGAGTCATTTGCCGTGTTGCAGATTTTTAAAGTAGATGTTGTGAAACTTCCTGGGGCTTACCGGGTCAATGTTAATGATGACTTTTGGGTCAACTTTCGTGGGACAAGCCAATTGAAGTTCTTTTGCGTAGGCTTTGTTTAGAGTAGGGTCAACTAGGTGAGTACGGTTTATAGTCTATTCAAGACTATTATTATGGAGAGTCTTGGATAGACTATTATAGTAGAAGTAGTAATGATCgttatgtttaaaataaaatttcaacatGGCTCGGATTATGTTTCATCGAGCCATGTTCTTGTAATGGCAGACTAGTTCGTTggttcctcttttttttcttgcttgtttcttaaacatacaaaaatttaGCATgacaaattttttctttccaaactTGAATACAAAAGGTGGTAgtaaaataatgtattttttttttaactatgttCATGAATCAATGGGCTAATAAtattctgtaaaaaaaaaagaagaaaaagtactAAAGCTATTTACATCTAAAAGATATGTCaattttcctctttcttttctatacAATTTTCCAgagttatttttttgctattcTGTTGTTGAAGTCGAGTATGtgtgagaaaaaataaaccaatCTTCTAATCCACTTGctcttcatcctcatcttcaCTGTGATTCTTCTCCTCTGCAATACCTTCTTTATCTACAGGCTCGCTTTGTGTCTGTTCTTCGCTATGTACAGCACCGAGATCAGTCTCTGTTCCATGACCCTCCAGAGTAGCCACTTTGTCATCTTGTGTAGTGGTACTTGGACTCTGTATTGATCTGTGTCATAGTATCATTGTCAAGAAACTGTGACAGAGACAGAGACAAAAACTTTCAAGTGTCGAGTATAATTAGTATCAGAAAACTCACTCGTTTATCACTTGCTGAGACCTTGGAGATTGGAGATAACCCCAGACTGGAACCAAATCTCTTGTTCTTGCTTCAATAGTTCGAGTTTGGATTCCTTCAATCTCCATCTCCCTTCCACCTCCACCACTAATCTCTTCACCCCGATTCAATACCAATTCTTGAAACCTAAACTGTTTTGTGCAAAATATACGAAGTATGAGAGATCATCCAAACAACACATAACCATATTCcccaaaaaaggaaactttacCTTTCGCCTTGCCCATAAGGGTAGCTGAGTCGGCAGATGCGTTTGCTGTTGTTCTGCTTCATATATGTACAAATGACGCTTATCCACCACACGGGTAGTTCCTTTCTTAGATACTTTCCAAGCTTCCTCAACACTTTGTTTTCTAACAACCTCTGGAAACACTTTACTTTTAGAATCCACTGATGTTCCACCTCCATATATGTCACTGTGGGGGTCATGCGTCTCTCTTCTAGATTGGTTTTGGATCATGGACCACCTTCTTATTGGATCTACCGCTAATTTTCCTTCTGTCTCTAGACCTGACTCAGAATCAAACCCCGTCATTGCAGCAGTCTCATGACCAACACCAACCTGATGTTCCCGTAACGCATACTGTGTCATACATCCAGAAGGAGCAAACACCAGAAGATTTGTCTTGGAGCACATATCAGCAACAGAACCATAGTAGTTATTGTTACTCTTTTCATCGCAGTAACAGAAAGTGGATGTGACTGTACCCGGAACCGAGCCTGCAACCATTCCAGCTGCTGCAGATGCTGCACCGCTCACAGTCCCAATCCATCCGCTGCTGTTTCCGCTTCTTATCCTACTGATTGCAGACATAGGAACCGGAGCATCCCCCTCTTTCTCAGGATTAATCTCAAAAAGATGACTTGTCCCTCTTGAAGAACCAACCACAATCAAATTGCTATCCTTGCTGAAACATATGTCTTGTATCACCTGAAAATCCACATTAAGGTAAATAAATAAGTATCACATTTTTCAACATGTGTAAGTGAAGGGCTCTGCTTACCGCATTAGTAAAACCGCGCTGAAGCCTGAACAGATGGGCAAAAGTCGTTGTCTTCACAGCTCTGCTTGTAGAGATTGTTGGCATTATTCTAAAGACGTTAATATTATGCCCCTGAATCGAAGCAGTCACCAAAAGCAGGCCGCTTTGGTCAAAGCACAAAGCTGAAATCGGACTCTTGTGTGCCTTAAACTGCGTTATGACGCTTTTGTTTGTGATATCTTTGACAATAACCTGCCCATACCATGAATATGTTTAAGGCACATACCAATGGAAAAAATCAACttgaaagcaaaaacattGAGGAGGATTTTGTGTATACCATTCCTATGCTCTCTGCATCTGCTACTTTTTCATTACCAACTCCAATGCCTTTCAAACCAGGAATATACGGATTGGGCAAAACCTCTGAGCAGTATTTAGTCAATGATCTGTACCCTTTGTCTCCAAGATTTGCTATCCCAGAAGCAAGCTGCTTACTCGAGTCTCTTGCAAATTGTGCAACACTGGGTGATGATGTTGACAGTGAGACAATTTCTGAAGTAAAAATTGCAGAACTTGAGGTAGCAATACGACTTCCACTATACGCAATCCATCGTGGACCAACAGCAAGAGGGCCATATCCAACACCCAAGGAGCCACACACAATGGAGTTAGTTACAATCCTGTAATCCATTTCCAGTGTTGCAGCATCAAAGCAATCTATCTgcaaatacatatttttaagttACACATTGTTAGCTTCAGAAcagaaaaatcacaaaaaccaaaagtgACACAATATGACATACGAACCTGAGCTGCTTGTAGTACAGCAACAATCCGAGAACAGCACCTAACCGAATAGATGGTAGCCCGGAATTTCAACGTATGCACATAAGACTGAGACTTTAACGAGTAGACATAGACATTAGTAGGAGTAGCTACGGTTTCACTTCCGGGGTTATCAGAACTGATCTTTTTACTTGAATAATCACCACACACAGCCAAAAGAGGACGGCTCTTATAAAACCTATCATCTAAAACTCCAGAGTTTATTGGATTCAGTAGCATTTGCATAAAGAATGCTTGTCCATCATGTGCAGAAACTATAACATGAACATTCTCTGTATCTTCAACATCCCAAACTTGAAATCCAGACTTAAATGCTAGTAGAAGAACTCTTCGTGTATCACCATCCTCTTTCTGTAGATTATCAAACCCCGCCCATAGTACCTtttccaaatcaaaaacaacacaagGATTCAAACTTCATCAACCAAGacacatcaaacaaaacactCCAACAAACCTGAAGATCGCTCttttaaaactgaaatcaaATACAATACCTGATCGTGATGAGATTCAACGGCGGAAGAAGCGGCAGATACGGCGGAGCGAGCAACAGTAGAAGCACCAGAAGAAATCACCTTAAGGCAATTAGACAAAGCACGAAACGAGCTACGAGCTGATCGTGATACAACTCCGTCTGGCGACTTGGGAGAAGAACCGTCACCGTTTTTCTTCATAATGGTGGAGGAGGCTCTTCACTATCAAAAAGCTTTGATCTTTAGCCTCCAAATGAAACAAAGTGTCGATTTTTATTCTCTATATCGACGCCTGAGATATATCCAAGCAAAAATGAATCGACGAGAAAGACGGGGGAGAGatcaaatttacaatttttaagaGCGAAATTGAACAAATTCGATtagaatcttttaaaaatagaaacaaaaatacacgCAAACTCTGAAATGTCACGAAGCAAGAAACACACACAATcaatagaaagaaacaaaaagatcgaatttttacaaaaacccAGAAGAACGAATCGATGatttgtgagttttttttttcttgtaaaaattgaaaagaattagaagagattaaaaacccagaaagaaagattaagaCTTTGGAAACAGTAATCTGATTAGGACTATGGTAACGTTTAAGAGCAAGAAAAGGGGAAGAGATTTagaggataagaagaagagagagcgaagatgaagaagacctTTAAAGAGTTGTTTTAGAAATCTGTTGTTTCAAAAAACTTCataaatgatttgtttttggtttcttatttatatatcaaaaaacaaattttggattAAGTTGTTCTTTTACGTATCGTCTTTGTATTTACTACAGCGAGAAAGAGAGACTCACCTTCCACGTCTCTTTCcctatttttattcaaattttaaattaacatAAATCATTGAGAATGtctggttttgttggttatacTTATACCAataattaaaccaaacaaacctaaattattaattgaaattttaattctCGTAGTGTTTACCTACCCATTAATGtggtaaatttaattttataacaaaccggtggtttgaccaaaaaaaaaagaaccgaGTTTGAACTAAATTTAGCTTATATGTATTAACATTcataaactctaaaccaatCAAATCCACCGAAATTAGTACGACGTGCGCTAGTCttatcctttttcttttccgtgACGTGCGCTAGTCTTAGATGAAGATTTTcattagtttaattttttctaatgtgtttttaattagtttattggttaaataaaatactttGGTTCGACTCGGTTTAGTTGAACCGGTCACTAGCTCAAAAAACTGACCGGAGGACAATATACGACATTTGAtgtttgaataattattaGGCTTATGTTAGGCTCACTAAGTAGCTAATTAATGGAGGGTGTTTGACCATAAGTCCATAATTAGTTTGACCATaactaaaatgaaaacttgGCGAGCAAGTTacttctcctctgttttacTGTAggagaaaatgtaaaacatcACCATGTCTCTCTGCTTCACTATCCACCTATGAAATTGTCTTTGGTAAAGTAGTACAAGAAGAACACCGGCCGGAAAGATCATCAAATGAAGACAATAGCTGTAATGGTGTTCAAACACTCTTTTAATCTTTTCAGTACCAAATCTATTTATAGAAAAGAACCATGTCAAGGTCTCAATCCAAGACTAATCATGTAGATCTTATCCTAATCCGCTGCATGTAAGTCCcaagtatacatatatataagcttATGTCACACAATTCTCAATAATTTATTAGAACACAAACATGAGATTTAAGAGAGTGTGAGTGTGATGCTAAAGATTTTTGAATACCCAAGAACATCTTTTATTTAAGGGGGTAGGGCAAGTTACATTACACTAGAAGGTGTAATATTGCCACTAAGACTCTAACTCATACAGTACAAACATTTATCTACTATACAAACACGAACACGCCACAAGAGAGAGactttttattatcattaacAAAACCACCATGTGTACGTGTGTGCTTTTATAGTTTGGTCCTCTTCATGGTCCTAGTAAGGAGATGCCTTGAACTGGCAGGATCCAACGGTAGGGATTTTGCAAACGTTAGGCAAGTTCTTAGCAGTCTGAAACACATGTTGCACCTGTTGCTGTCCATGCATTCCCTGGAATCTGACTTGTTGAGCCGCCTTTTTCAGTGTAGGACACACACACATCTTGTCCACTTGCCTTAATTCATTACAACACATTTTAAGAGATGACTGTTGTTGAGGCCCCATTGGGTTCTCATCGTCCTCAAGATCGACATCAAGAGTGAGCTCAAAGTCATCAGCTTCGTATCCGATTCTTCCTTGTTGAGCTCTCTTGCGGATCCATTGCTTGCAACCTCTTAGTTGCTGATGCTTCATAAACTCCCTCTGGCACTTACCTTGTTGTGGGTTGCTCacgtcatcatcttcctcgAACTCCACCACTGTGCGGTAGATGGATGCGTTGGCTAGGAGGATGAAGAGGGCAAGAGTTGCGAAAACGAGAATGAGCTTAGCCAtagtttcgattttttaaaGGTTTCAAGGTTTTTGGCGAGTGATGGATGGATGAAGTGAAGTGAAAGTGGGAATGAATATATTTATGGAGGAGATAGGACATTTGCATGGCATTCACGTGTAATAAGCATGAGGTTGTGTGTGAGCATTTGGAACATAACACGAATGgagttttgtttggattagGTGTTCGAAGTTCAGTAATGTGTGCATGTGTCAAGTGAATGATGGAGACGAGTCTCCGCATCTACAACAGCATGCATGCTCTTGacttgtatttttatttatttattttgtttgttaattccAACAACAAACCTTAATTTATATTACATTACAATGGTATAGGTATATGTCAAttcgtttattttcttggttcGATTTTCATTTGAAGTTCTTTTTGGTAATTGACATCTACTTCGGATTAGCTTGATCGCGGAAGTAAACGCACAACTAATAGATTgatttagataaataaatcattGTGATCTTATCCTAATGCGCTACATGTACGTCCCAAGTATATAAGCTATATTATCATTAATTCTCAATAGTTTCTTAGGTCATAGATATGACATATTACATATAATCcaagaaaagtttttgttaaaaaatctAGGACATGTCCGATGGTATTCTATGACGTTCCAAGATCAACGaagtttcttttcttgcaTATTTATAGTTCAAGACTATAACCTTTCCGTTTTCTAAGTCAAACCTCAAATCCTCCGTGCGACATTTTTTTATGAGTCTACGTAGGTGATCCATATTCACTACTTCCTCTCCGTTCACTTTCTTCACCTGTTtacaccatatatatataggcatGATCAATGTAGAATCAAATCCAGAGAACATAAACCAATTGGTATTGACCGGTTTCTTCAACACCAgctaaaaaatgtttaataattGGAGTTGGGATTATGTACCTGcgcacaaaacaacaaaaattgatattaGTTAAACCGTTTGTTTGCAAtctcaagaaaaatatatgctATAAGCAAAAGTAATTGAGTTTGCCACAAATTTAAGCTTATTGTGACGATTTTAGgtactaaataattttttcaatttcaatgtGGCACACAttcatactatatatatattttaactcACTTGTCAGAAGGAGAATCATTTTCAAATACCACACCAGCAACTTTGTTGCCCATGACCACTGGACCACCACTCTTTCCACCGTTAATACACGCATCTGTTTGTATCGTTAATATTTCAATGGAGCTGTGAGCATACTTTTGAGGTTCAACTCTCGTTACAATACCTTTTGTGACAGATATGATATCACCATCTGTATTTGCGCATAACATAACTATAATTATtagtcattttttttaattgaatcaTGATTGCTATTCTTTTCTCAATACCACATATGATCAGTACGAAAATTTTAAAGCATTGTCCAAGACGTACCACGAGGATAACCTAAAGCGTAGATAGTTTCACCAATAAAGGTATATCTCCGAGCTCCAAATATCCTCCCAAAACTCTTCACTATCAATACCTCAGATAGCTAAGTCACATCCCTACCCAAACGCTTTAACTTCTGCTTTGTACTTAGTGGGTGAACCATGTTTTCTCACTTGCAGGTATGAGTGATCACCCACAACATGAGCGTTTGTAAGAATCCTCCTCCCGGAGATTGCAAATCCTAAGATAGATATTCCAAAGCCGAACAATATAATACCATACGGTTTTCTTAACTTTGGAAATCTAATAAAGAAATCacacgagagagagagaaagagagaaatgttTATGAATACCAGAGCTTGAGTATTCTTTCTCAGTTGTTTGCCAAGGTTGAACAACATTTGGCTCTCTTGAAAAGGAGAAGATCTTCACCACCGAGTCTTGAGCCAGATCAATATCGCTCACAGAAGAACAACAACGATAAATCAAAGAAGCATTAAAAGACGAACCACCACgaagaagggaaagagaatACAAAAATAGATGAACCGGAGTGCTCGTGGAGTTGCTGAACCTAGCCACAATATGATGTTCTTGTTAAGTACTATGTTTACTTGTATTAACGATACATAAGATATATCATTTACTTGATTACTCATATTTTCGATCCATAATAATTACACTACTTCCTTTTCCTCTAGATTTAAACTTgctaacaaatatttttaaagattttaatgGAAATTGTTAACATTTTATACAAGGCTTTTATATAATCAAATGAAACTATAGATTTTGGTAACACATAATTAATCTGTTGtgctctctcttttattttactatgGGAAAGGTCCAATGGGCTTAGGCCcaattatttaaacaaaaaaagattctaacTTTCTTCtaatggaaaagaaaatttgcGATCAAGCaattactctctctctctctctttcttctgccATCGCCAAAAACTTGTCTTTTGCTTCTGGGTTTTGCTTCTTATTTTTGGTaagattgaatttttctttcaccCCATTTATTATTTCGTGCTTTTAGATCGTTGATTGATCTGTATCCTGCAGTGATCATTCTTTAATTTacgaaattgttttttgtgtgtgtgtgtgtgtgtgtgtgtgtgtgattgATAATGTTGTTGGGGACTTTAGGTGCCATTTTTGTCgattttgtggtttaattTACCTATTGTATATTGTGATTGAATCGATTGGGAGGGTATTGAGAGGTGGTTGTTTCAATCTAACAAAATCAAGTGCAAATCCATTTTATAGCCACTTATCTTCTGCTAGTAGATCTACTTGAGTTTTAAGAGATGTGTCTTCTTTAATACCATTGTGgttccttttttaatttcatggCTTAAGTGAATGTTTTTTGGCTTCTTTGGTTGCTATAGCTTATCTCTGATTTGATTAAGTAGAATCCTTTGTACTGAAGTGACTTTTTTTGTATGGATCTAATGTAGAATATAGTCATTGGAGATGGCTCCGGTTGGTCCTCGATCCGGTGATGCGATCTTCTCTAGCATTGATCGTGTGGTAAGTTCAGATTTCAAAGTTTTCGCCTTTTTTATCTGTTCCTCTTTGACTCTGATTTATAGAATTTGGTATTTGATATGCTACATTACCGATTTGCTTATCTATTTCTTAGGATATGCCTTTTTCTATGTATGCTTTATTGCGGTTGGatgtgtttttgtaatttgtaaaggATTTGAGAAGTCAAACTTGAAGCCAGTTCCGAATCTTTGATAGAATTTTGTTATGGAGATACTGTTTGATCTTGTGGAAATTGATGATTTGTAGAATGCGGAGTTGTTCACGTTGACGTATGGTGCTATTGTGCGTCAATTGCTTACTGACCTGGAAGAAGTAGAGGAAGTTAACAAACAGCTTGATCAAATGTATTCTTCTTCTACGATTTATGTAGACTCTCTTCcatggttttagttttgtatttttgtcaTCTTGCATTTGTATATTTCATTCTTGTGTTTGAATTTTGGTTGCATTATGTTTCTGgttcttttgttcatatatCTTTCTAATAATATGTCATGGATGGGATGAATAAAGCATTGTACTCTCAGGTTCATACTGATGAGTGTTCGATTGTTTAGACCTTTATCActaattttctgtttattttgcAGGGGATACAACATTGGAATCCGACTTATCGATGAGTTTCTAGCTAAATCTGGTGTTTCCAGATGCGTTGACTTTAAGGAAACTGCTGAAATGATTGCCAAGGTTTGTAATTTCCAGTGACTTGTTTAGTATCACGACGTTACAGTTTGAAGTGTCTCCGGGAGTAAAAACAACGAGGAATTAAACTGCAAGATATATGAATGTTTATTCCACTTGACACTATAGATAAAACCTTATATATCAAACTAGAGCATAAGCTTCTTAATGTCTAGTAGATATCACTCCTTTGGTTTCATGGTATTGAGAAAGCAGTAACAGGGCTTTGCCTTATTGCACAGGTGGGTTTCAAGATGTTCTTAGGAGTCACTGCATCAGTGACAAGCTGGGACTCGGACGGGACTTGCTGCAGTATAATCTTAGAGGACAATCCCCTAGTTGATTTCGTCGAGCTTCCCGATACTTGCCAAGGTCTTTACTACTGCAATGTCTTAAGTGGAGTCATTAGAGGAGCTTTGGAAATGGTCAGTCTCCTTCTCCATTATCAAGTGCAGAACTTGTTTGTGCTCAGTGTTTtatgttcttattttttgtctgCACAATGATCAGGTCTCAATGAAGACAGAAGTGACATGGACGCGTGATGTTCTTCGAGGAGATGATGCTTATGAGTTGCAAGTAAAGCTACTGAAACAAGTCGCTGAGGAATATCCTTACAAGGATGATGAATAAATATCAATCTCTTATCTTCCCTCTTCCTCAAAGAGAAACTAATTACTGTTTTGTAGTCTCTTTCTCTGCATTcttagctttgttttttttctccgcAAACACAAAACTATAAGCTATGAAACTAAATACTGTTTAAATCCATTTCTTAGTGTTCTGATGTGACAAGAGTTAATCGTATCACAATGTCTCAAATCGTGTAATAAATAGATCAATTCAGTGAGATCAgagtgtgttttttctttcgatatctccaatattttttagtttaccTCATGAAGaaataagacaaaataaaataacattaagGTGTCGTCATATGA includes:
- the G18F gene encoding autophagy 18 F-like protein (homolog of yeast autophagy 18 (ATG18) F (G18F); FUNCTIONS IN: molecular_function unknown; INVOLVED IN: response to starvation; LOCATED IN: chloroplast; EXPRESSED IN: 24 plant structures; EXPRESSED DURING: 15 growth stages; CONTAINS InterPro DOMAIN/s: WD40 repeat-like-containing domain (InterPro:IPR011046), Breast carcinoma amplified sequence 3 (InterPro:IPR022175), WD40 repeat (InterPro:IPR001680), WD40/YVTN repeat-like-containing domain (InterPro:IPR015943), WD40 repeat, subgroup (InterPro:IPR019781); BEST Arabidopsis thaliana protein match is: homolog of yeast autophagy 18 (ATG18) G (TAIR:AT1G03380.1); Has 1807 Blast hits to 1807 proteins in 277 species: Archae - 0; Bacteria - 0; Metazoa - 736; Fungi - 347; Plants - 385; Viruses - 0; Other Eukaryotes - 339 (source: NCBI BLink).), whose amino-acid sequence is MKKNGDGSSPKSPDGVVSRSARSSFRALSNCLKVISSGASTVARSAVSAASSAVESHHDQVLWAGFDNLQKEDGDTRRVLLLAFKSGFQVWDVEDTENVHVIVSAHDGQAFFMQMLLNPINSGVLDDRFYKSRPLLAVCGDYSSKKISSDNPGSETVATPTNVYVYSLKSQSYVHTLKFRATIYSVRCCSRIVAVLQAAQIDCFDAATLEMDYRIVTNSIVCGSLGVGYGPLAVGPRWIAYSGSRIATSSSAIFTSEIVSLSTSSPSVAQFARDSSKQLASGIANLGDKGYRSLTKYCSEVLPNPYIPGLKGIGVGNEKVADAESIGMVIVKDITNKSVITQFKAHKSPISALCFDQSGLLLVTASIQGHNINVFRIMPTISTSRAVKTTTFAHLFRLQRGFTNAVIQDICFSKDSNLIVVGSSRGTSHLFEINPEKEGDAPVPMSAISRIRSGNSSGWIGTVSGAASAAAGMVAGSVPGTVTSTFCYCDEKSNNNYYGSVADMCSKTNLLVFAPSGCMTQYALREHQVGVGHETAAMTGFDSESGLETEGKLAVDPIRRWSMIQNQSRRETHDPHSDIYGGGTSVDSKSKVFPEVVRKQSVEEAWKVSKKGTTRVVDKRHLYIYEAEQQQTHLPTQLPLWARRKFRFQELVLNRGEEISGGGGREMEIEGIQTRTIEARTRDLVPVWGYLQSPRSQQVINESIQSPSTTTQDDKVATLEGHGTETDLGAVHSEEQTQSEPVDKEGIAEEKNHSEDEDEEQVD
- the G18F gene encoding autophagy 18 F-like protein, which encodes MQMLLNPINSGVLDDRFYKSRPLLAVCGDYSSKKISSDNPGSETVATPTNVYVYSLKSQSYVHTLKFRATIYSVRCCSRIVAVLQAAQIDCFDAATLEMDYRIVTNSIVCGSLGVGYGPLAVGPRWIAYSGSRIATSSSAIFTSEIVSLSTSSPSVAQFARDSSKQLASGIANLGDKGYRSLTKYCSEVLPNPYIPGLKGIGVGNEKVADAESIGMVIVKDITNKSVITQFKAHKSPISALCFDQSGLLLVTASIQGHNINVFRIMPTISTSRAVKTTTFAHLFRLQRGFTNAVIQDICFSKDSNLIVVGSSRGTSHLFEINPEKEGDAPVPMSAISRIRSGNSSGWIGTVSGAASAAAGMVAGSVPGTVTSTFCYCDEKSNNNYYGSVADMCSKTNLLVFAPSGCMTQYALREHQVGVGHETAAMTGFDSESGLETEGKLAVDPIRRWSMIQNQSRRETHDPHSDIYGGGTSVDSKSKVFPEVVRKQSVEEAWKVSKKGTTRVVDKRHLYIYEAEQQQTHLPTQLPLWARRKFRFQELVLNRGEEISGGGGREMEIEGIQTRTIEARTRDLVPVWGYLQSPRSQQVINESIQSPSTTTQDDKVATLEGHGTETDLGAVHSEEQTQSEPVDKEGIAEEKNHSEDEDEEQVD
- the SESA5 gene encoding seed storage albumin 5 (seed storage albumin 5 (SESA5); FUNCTIONS IN: lipid binding, nutrient reservoir activity; INVOLVED IN: lipid transport, pollen development; LOCATED IN: endomembrane system; EXPRESSED IN: shoot apex; CONTAINS InterPro DOMAIN/s: Bifunctional trypsin/alpha-amylase inhibitor (InterPro:IPR013771), Bifunctional inhibitor/plant lipid transfer protein/seed storage (InterPro:IPR016140), Napin/ Bra allergen (InterPro:IPR000617), Plant lipid transfer protein/seed storage/trypsin-alpha amylase inhibitor (InterPro:IPR003612); BEST Arabidopsis thaliana protein match is: seed storage albumin 3 (TAIR:AT4G27160.1); Has 1807 Blast hits to 1807 proteins in 277 species: Archae - 0; Bacteria - 0; Metazoa - 736; Fungi - 347; Plants - 385; Viruses - 0; Other Eukaryotes - 339 (source: NCBI BLink).) — translated: MAKLILVFATLALFILLANASIYRTVVEFEEDDDVSNPQQGKCQREFMKHQQLRGCKQWIRKRAQQGRIGYEADDFELTLDVDLEDDENPMGPQQQSSLKMCCNELRQVDKMCVCPTLKKAAQQVRFQGMHGQQQVQHVFQTAKNLPNVCKIPTVGSCQFKASPY
- the DEG16 gene encoding Trypsin family protein (Trypsin family protein; FUNCTIONS IN: catalytic activity, serine-type endopeptidase activity; INVOLVED IN: proteolysis; LOCATED IN: endomembrane system; CONTAINS InterPro DOMAIN/s: Serine endopeptidase DegP2 (InterPro:IPR015724), Serine/cysteine peptidase, trypsin-like (InterPro:IPR009003); BEST Arabidopsis thaliana protein match is: DegP protease 6 (TAIR:AT1G51150.1); Has 30201 Blast hits to 17322 proteins in 780 species: Archae - 12; Bacteria - 1396; Metazoa - 17338; Fungi - 3422; Plants - 5037; Viruses - 0; Other Eukaryotes - 2996 (source: NCBI BLink).) yields the protein MSNQVNDISYVSLIQVNIVLNKNIILWLGSATPRALRDIDLAQDSVVKIFSFSREPNVVQPWQTTEKEYSSSGFAISGRRILTNAHVVGDHSYLQVRKHGSPTKYKAEVKAFGIFGARRYTFIGETIYALGYPRDGDIISVTKGIVTRVEPQKYAHSSIEILTIQTDACINGGKSGGPVVMGNKVAGVVFENDSPSDK
- a CDS encoding Transport protein particle (TRAPP) component (Transport protein particle (TRAPP) component; FUNCTIONS IN: molecular_function unknown; INVOLVED IN: ER to Golgi vesicle-mediated transport; LOCATED IN: cellular_component unknown; EXPRESSED IN: 24 plant structures; EXPRESSED DURING: 15 growth stages; CONTAINS InterPro DOMAIN/s: Transport protein particle (TRAPP) component (InterPro:IPR007194), TRAPP I complex, Bet3 (InterPro:IPR016721).); its protein translation is MAPVGPRSGDAIFSSIDRVNAELFTLTYGAIVRQLLTDLEEVEEVNKQLDQMYSSSTIYVDSLPWGYNIGIRLIDEFLAKSGVSRCVDFKETAEMIAKVGFKMFLGVTASVTSWDSDGTCCSIILEDNPLVDFVELPDTCQGLYYCNVLSGVIRGALEMVSMKTEVTWTRDVLRGDDAYELQVKLLKQVAEEYPYKDDE